From the genome of Seriola aureovittata isolate HTS-2021-v1 ecotype China chromosome 6, ASM2101889v1, whole genome shotgun sequence, one region includes:
- the shroom2a gene encoding protein Shroom2 isoform X7: MVEEGSKAAAVCLQVGDELVNINEIPLSGYRQEAICLVKGSHKTLRLVVKRNMKMVDIVAQKMPSENDVHVARSFLTKILRSSMRKNHFKGRNEPISRPHSWHATKFNESQSETAKTQSPPTPVWHTRYDASSSSTDLSSGWEQTNLRRVSDQFSSLGSMDSLEHVAHPYPAGQLSPAKSNNSMEHLGGGKRDSAYSSFSTSSGTPDYTLSKSNTASTENMLYKVNQWDAGGKHNNGRNSQNLTEGGKQDDRLTYFQMPGVSAGYECPQIEDPAGSRHSTSSRTSFGPVWNVPEKKKTASPSPPPPPPPARSDSFAATKVHERGLGIAHPEGPDPHKTATENRRSHNLSLKIDSDSFYPSSDKSSHNQFSSNKQYSLSSSDVRQGQPYHQRHHSDKSTLYSQPWATSVPKPQNAGGYHCSMQEMPTNGSAQHFGQNQRRNLSTSLSITATDQNTDSSGHSRYYCVTTCQPTQPNPQLMSGKPEDRRSVTGVDLAESSSERNSLSPQTVTKVKYHQPQQHSSHSKDSNGYSKHQVTTVLETCVPKPSSDNRGSQRGHNTETPYVNYPPTRQSEHRRSLPLQHREIPQDIRYHSQVSNKISPQVTPMLHSLSMDAAGQDEKTRGTISEESIESKQAKRTDRFATTLRNEIQMRRAKLQKSRSAAILPGAEGETEDDQDVWKSTESTTPSSADGSFTNTYKDHLKEAQARVLKATSFRRKDLEPVLVENPAAEALPNYPSSALARKDVTPLPTVTESVMSKSGPAAGQVTRIGGRKRFSAEKKVRSFSEPDKIHEVGVKEDLPCNEKTSSSLDRQKLFKESGNQVNQVNQGQDLASIGAAGDTMKGISSREYTEEAQRASYSAHKQSILDQQRLGTFAEYEARWNTQKKPPETRASGRYRSADNILDPGPEERTKTTCLHERSRSSPSADIYGQKIPVPARKSETEFSQTERKPAELLNTATGFSDRSPGDCKVREKPVEFEHYSAPPPPPMTGANPDSRHRAAPATVNHRPTSVSHGLTESGLPQPGDHSHNELPSGLRRKPSALEKPPPPTCPEVDSQESLTSSQSEVFTHCSPNTDPNSAFVPTHSAKGDSEQGKGLVDKGQGAVHHLSTSNPQLASSPPASSYRPSGLASMERQRSPSPQFSPQRLSDKPPVSLQDEDSSRMEHVTENQNSAVKKVPIKIVHLEGATEKENSPFLKHSDSSAIKAEAPGVNRLSSLGGAGQDSVFCVFTRQREPDSPPASQTDTYMTTVRDHINSNCQQPPQPTDEPEPSRDRTAVTTGLTEEDQKREELARDIMGKDKSLADILDQSKMKTTMDLMEGIFPQGEQLLEEAHQRRKVPPKQSAARPAEEREKEDNMAAAVTMVTSSTYYSTSAPKAELLIKMKDMQEQKEEDSEEELDINLANKKQELIDSLSKKLQVLREARESLQEDILDNNALGDEVEARVQQVCKPNELDKFRMFVGDLDKVVSLLLSLSGRLARVENALNSLEEDATAEERRTLVEKRKLLIRQHEDAKELKENLDRRERVVYDILANYLQEDSLTDYEHFVKMKSALIIEQRKLEDKIKLGDEQLKCLMDSLPIEQRLSF, from the exons ATG GTTGAGGAAGGCAGCaaggcagcagctgtgtgtctcCAGGTGGGAGACGAGCTCGTCAACATCAACGAGATTCCCCTGAGTGGCTACAGACAGGAGGCAATCTGCCTTGTGAAAGGCTCCCATAAGACCCTCCGTCTGGTGGTGAAAAG GAATATGAAAATGGTGGATATAGTAGCTCAGAAAATGCCCTCAGAGAATGACGTGCATGTGGCAAGAAGCTTTCTCACGAAGATTTTGCGAAGTTCCATGAG AAAGAACCACTTTAAAGG GCGGAATGAACCCATAAGCAGGCCTCACTCCTGGCACGCCACCAAGTTCAACGAAAGCCAATCAGAGACTGCCAAAACACAGTCTCCACCCACACCAGTCTGGCACACCAGATATGATGCAAG CTCATCCTCAACTGATCTCTCCTCTGGCTGGGAGCAGACAAACCTGCGCAGAGTGTCTGACCAGTTCAGCTCTCTTGGCAGCATGGACAGTCTAGAACATGTTGCACATCCGTACCCTGCCGGTCAGCTGTCACCTGCCAAGTCTAACAACAGCATGGAGCACCTCGGAGGAGGCAAACGAGACTCAGCCTACAGCTCCTTCTCCACCAGCTCTGGCACACCAGACTACACCCTGTCAAAGAGCAACACCGCCTCAACAGAGAACATGCTCTATAAAGTCAACCAGTGGGATGCAGGAGGAAAGCACAACAATGGTAGAAACAGCCAGAACCTGACTGAGGGAGGCAAACAGGATGATAGGCTCACATATTTTCAGATGCCAGGAGTAAGCGCAGGTTATGAGTGTCCACAGATTGAGGACCCGGCTGGCTCCCGCCATTCCACTTCAAGCAGAACCAGCTTTGGACCTGTTTGGAATGTCCCTGAGAAAAAGAAGACTGCATCCCCatcccctcccccaccccctccacctgCACGCAGTGACAGTTTTGCTGCAACAAAGGTACATGAAAGGGGGCTCGGGATAGCTCACCCTGAAGGACCTGATCCACACAAGACTGCGACTGAAAATCGCCGCAGCCACAACCTTTCCCTGAAAATTGACAGCGACAGTTTTTACCCTTCATCTGATAAATCTAGCCACAACCAGTTCAGCTCAAACAAGCAGTACTCCCTGTCCAGCAGTGATGTTCGGCAAGGCCAGCCTTACCATCAGAGACACCACAGTGACAAAAGCACTTTGTATTCTCAGCCCTGGGCTACGTCTGTACCAAAGCCACAGAACGCAGGTGGCTACCACTGTAGCATGCAGGAAATGCCTACTAACGGTTCTGCACAACACTTTGGTCAGAACCAGAGAAGGAACTTAAGCACCTCCCTGTCGATCACAGCCACTGACCAAAACACTGACAGCAGTGGACACAGCCGATACTACTGTGTCACTACATGCCAGCCCACGCAGCCCAACCCCCAGCTGATGTCAGGAAAACCAGAGGACCGGAGGAGTGTCACAGGCGTGGACctggcagagagcagcagtgagcGTAATTCTCTCAGCCCACAGACAGTCACCAAAGTGAAGTATCATCAGCCCCAACAACACTCCTCACACAGTAAAGACAGTAATGGATACAGCAAGCACCAAGTTACTACTGTACTGGAAACCTGTGTTCCTAAACCCAGCTCAGATAATAGGGGAAGCCAGAGAGGACACAACACAGAGACTCCGTACGTGAATTACCCTCCTACTAGACAATCTGAACACCGAAGGTCTCTCCCACTACAACACAGAGAAATACCCCAAGACATTAGATATCACAGTCAAGTGAGCAACAAAATCAGCCCCCAAGTAACCCCCATGCTGCACTCTCTATCCATGGATGCTGCAGGCCAAGATGAGAAAACAAGAGGCACAATCTCTGAGGAGTCCATTGAAAGCAAGCAGGCAAAGCGCACTGATCGTTTTGCCACAACATTGAGGAATGAAATCCAGATGAGAAGAGCCAAGCTGCAGAAAAGTAGGAGCGCAGCAATCCTTCCTGGTGCTGAGGGTGAGACTGAAGACGATCAGGATGTCTGGAAGTCCACTGAAAGCACCACTCCATCGTCTGCAGACGGATCCTTCACCAACACCTACAAGGACCATCTGAAGGAAGCACAAGCAAGGGTGCTGAAGGCTACCTCTTTCAGGAGAAAAGACCTGGAGCCAGTCTTAGTGGAGAACCCTGCAGCGGAGGCCCTACCTAACTACCCATCCTCAGCACTGGCCCGTAAAGATGTCACCCCTCTGCCAACTGTCACAGAATCTGTGATGAGTAAATCAGGGCCTGCTGCTGGTCAGGTGACTCGCATTGGAGGCCGGAAGCGTTTTTCTGCAGAAAAGAAGGTCAGGTCTTTCTCTGAACCAGACAAGATCCATGAAGTCGGTGTGAAAGAAGATCTCCCATGCAACGAAAAAACAAGCTCCTCATTAGACCGACAGAAGCTCTTCAAAGAAAGTGGGAACCAAGTGAACCAAGTGAACCAAGGCCAAGATCTTGCCTCAATCGGTGCAGCAGGAGACACAATGAAAGGGATCAGCAGCAGAGAGTACACTGAGGAGGCCCAGAGAGCTTCTTACTCTGCACACAAGCAGTCCATCCTAGACCAGCAAAGACTGGGCACCTTTGCTGAGTATGAGGCAAGATGGAATACACAGAAGAAACCACCAGAAACCAGAGCCTCCGGACGGTACCGATCAGCTGATAACATCCTGGATCCTGGACCTGAGGAGAGAACTAAAACCACCTGTTTGCATGAGAGATCCAGATCCTCTCCCTCAGCTGACATCTATGGGCAG AAGATTCCAGTTCCTGCAAGAAAGTCTGAGACCGAGTTTTCCCAGACTGAGAGAAAACCTGCTGAGCTGCTCAACACTGCTACAGG GTTCTCTGACAGAAGCCCCGGTGACTGTAAAGTGAGAGAAAAGCCGGTGGAGTTTGAACATTACTCAGCGCCACCCCCTCCGCCCATGACAGGAGCCAACCctgacagcagacacagagctgctccTGCCACCGTGAACCACAGACCCACATCTGTCTCTCATGGTCTCACGGAGTCTGGCCTCCCTCAGCCTGGGGACCACAGCCACAACGAGTTGCCATCTGGACTGAGGAGGAAGCCCTCTGCGCTGGAGAAGCCTCCCCCTCCTACATGCCCAGAGGTCGACTCCCAAGAGTCCCTCACCAGTTCCCAGAGTGAAGTCTTCACCCACTGCTCTCCTAACACTGATCCTAACTCCGCCTTCGTCCCCACCCACTCTGCAAAGGGAGATTCTGAGCAGGGCAAAGGACTTGTGGACAAAGGACAAGGGGCAGTACATCATCTATCAACATCCAATCCTCAGCTGGCCTCCTCTCCCCCGGCTTCCTCCTACAGACCTTCAGGGCTGGCCAGTATGGAGAGGCAGCGCTCACCATCTCCACAGTTTTCCCCACAAAGACTCAGCGACAAGCCTCCAGTCTCTCTGCAGGATGAAGACTCAAGCAG GATGGAGCATGTGACAGAAAACCAAAATTCTGCAGTGAAGAAAGTTCCCATTAAGATAGTCCACTTAGAGGGAGCCACAGAGAAGGAGAACAGTCCATTTTTGAAGCACAGTGACTCCTCTGCCATTAAAGCCGAGGCTCCTGGTGTTAACAGGCTCAGCAGTCTGGGAGGTGCAGGGCAGGACTCTGTCTTCTGTGTCTTCACTCGGCAGAGAGAGCCCGACAGTCCACCAGCTTCTCAGACGGACACATACATGACCACTGTCAGAGATCACATCAACTCCAACTGTCAGCAGCCACCGCAGCCCACAGACGAGCCCGAGCCCAGCAGAGACAGGACCGCTGTCACCACAGGACTGACTGAGGAGGACcagaagagagaggagctggCCAGGGACATCATGGGGAAGGACAAGTCACTGGCTGATATTCTGGATCAGAGCAAAATGAAGACCACCATGGACTTGATGGAGGGCATCTTCCCTCAGGGGGAGCAGCTGCTGGAAGAAGCTCACCAACGCAGGAAGGTGCCCCCGAAACAGTCAGCTGCCCGGCCTGCTGAGGAAAG gGAAAAGGAGGACAATATGGCAGCAGCCGTTACTATGGTGACCAGCTCTACATATTACAGCACATCTGCTCCAAAGGCTGAACTCCTCATCAAGATGAAGGACATgcaggagcagaaggaggaagaCTCAGAGGAAGAACTGGACATTAATCTGGCCAACAAGAAG CAAGAGTTGATCGACAGCCTTAGCAAGAAGCTACAGGTGTTGCGGGAGGCCAGAGAGAGTCTTCAGGAGGACATCCTGGACAACAACGCCCTGGGAGACGAGGTAGAGGCCCGAGTCCAACAGGTCTGC
- the shroom2a gene encoding protein Shroom2 isoform X5 has translation MSLYFGPSLKCLWNVVPDQHTETTGHTSKLNSSLILFFGLSNNTILLCVHFETFDPDVWNMKMVDIVAQKMPSENDVHVARSFLTKILRSSMRKNHFKGRNEPISRPHSWHATKFNESQSETAKTQSPPTPVWHTRYDASSSSTDLSSGWEQTNLRRVSDQFSSLGSMDSLEHVAHPYPAGQLSPAKSNNSMEHLGGGKRDSAYSSFSTSSGTPDYTLSKSNTASTENMLYKVNQWDAGGKHNNGRNSQNLTEGGKQDDRLTYFQMPGVSAGYECPQIEDPAGSRHSTSSRTSFGPVWNVPEKKKTASPSPPPPPPPARSDSFAATKVHERGLGIAHPEGPDPHKTATENRRSHNLSLKIDSDSFYPSSDKSSHNQFSSNKQYSLSSSDVRQGQPYHQRHHSDKSTLYSQPWATSVPKPQNAGGYHCSMQEMPTNGSAQHFGQNQRRNLSTSLSITATDQNTDSSGHSRYYCVTTCQPTQPNPQLMSGKPEDRRSVTGVDLAESSSERNSLSPQTVTKVKYHQPQQHSSHSKDSNGYSKHQVTTVLETCVPKPSSDNRGSQRGHNTETPYVNYPPTRQSEHRRSLPLQHREIPQDIRYHSQVSNKISPQVTPMLHSLSMDAAGQDEKTRGTISEESIESKQAKRTDRFATTLRNEIQMRRAKLQKSRSAAILPGAEGETEDDQDVWKSTESTTPSSADGSFTNTYKDHLKEAQARVLKATSFRRKDLEPVLVENPAAEALPNYPSSALARKDVTPLPTVTESVMSKSGPAAGQVTRIGGRKRFSAEKKVRSFSEPDKIHEVGVKEDLPCNEKTSSSLDRQKLFKESGNQVNQVNQGQDLASIGAAGDTMKGISSREYTEEAQRASYSAHKQSILDQQRLGTFAEYEARWNTQKKPPETRASGRYRSADNILDPGPEERTKTTCLHERSRSSPSADIYGQKIPVPARKSETEFSQTERKPAELLNTATGFSDRSPGDCKVREKPVEFEHYSAPPPPPMTGANPDSRHRAAPATVNHRPTSVSHGLTESGLPQPGDHSHNELPSGLRRKPSALEKPPPPTCPEVDSQESLTSSQSEVFTHCSPNTDPNSAFVPTHSAKGDSEQGKGLVDKGQGAVHHLSTSNPQLASSPPASSYRPSGLASMERQRSPSPQFSPQRLSDKPPVSLQDEDSSRMEHVTENQNSAVKKVPIKIVHLEGATEKENSPFLKHSDSSAIKAEAPGVNRLSSLGGAGQDSVFCVFTRQREPDSPPASQTDTYMTTVRDHINSNCQQPPQPTDEPEPSRDRTAVTTGLTEEDQKREELARDIMGKDKSLADILDQSKMKTTMDLMEGIFPQGEQLLEEAHQRRKVPPKQSAARPAEEREKEDNMAAAVTMVTSSTYYSTSAPKAELLIKMKDMQEQKEEDSEEELDINLANKKQELIDSLSKKLQVLREARESLQEDILDNNALGDEVEARVQQVCKPNELDKFRMFVGDLDKVVSLLLSLSGRLARVENALNSLEEDATAEERRTLVEKRKLLIRQHEDAKELKENLDRRERVVYDILANYLQEDSLTDYEHFVKMKSALIIEQRKLEDKIKLGDEQLKCLMDSLPIEQRLSF, from the exons ATGTCTCTTTATTTTGGCCCGTCTTTGAAGTGTCTGTGGAATGTGGTGCCTGACCAGCACACGGAAACAACTGGTCACACTTCCAAACTGAACTCCAGTCTCATATTATTTTTTGGCCTTTCAAATAATACAATTCTACTATGTGTCCATTTTGAAACCTTTGATCCAGATGTTTG GAATATGAAAATGGTGGATATAGTAGCTCAGAAAATGCCCTCAGAGAATGACGTGCATGTGGCAAGAAGCTTTCTCACGAAGATTTTGCGAAGTTCCATGAG AAAGAACCACTTTAAAGG GCGGAATGAACCCATAAGCAGGCCTCACTCCTGGCACGCCACCAAGTTCAACGAAAGCCAATCAGAGACTGCCAAAACACAGTCTCCACCCACACCAGTCTGGCACACCAGATATGATGCAAG CTCATCCTCAACTGATCTCTCCTCTGGCTGGGAGCAGACAAACCTGCGCAGAGTGTCTGACCAGTTCAGCTCTCTTGGCAGCATGGACAGTCTAGAACATGTTGCACATCCGTACCCTGCCGGTCAGCTGTCACCTGCCAAGTCTAACAACAGCATGGAGCACCTCGGAGGAGGCAAACGAGACTCAGCCTACAGCTCCTTCTCCACCAGCTCTGGCACACCAGACTACACCCTGTCAAAGAGCAACACCGCCTCAACAGAGAACATGCTCTATAAAGTCAACCAGTGGGATGCAGGAGGAAAGCACAACAATGGTAGAAACAGCCAGAACCTGACTGAGGGAGGCAAACAGGATGATAGGCTCACATATTTTCAGATGCCAGGAGTAAGCGCAGGTTATGAGTGTCCACAGATTGAGGACCCGGCTGGCTCCCGCCATTCCACTTCAAGCAGAACCAGCTTTGGACCTGTTTGGAATGTCCCTGAGAAAAAGAAGACTGCATCCCCatcccctcccccaccccctccacctgCACGCAGTGACAGTTTTGCTGCAACAAAGGTACATGAAAGGGGGCTCGGGATAGCTCACCCTGAAGGACCTGATCCACACAAGACTGCGACTGAAAATCGCCGCAGCCACAACCTTTCCCTGAAAATTGACAGCGACAGTTTTTACCCTTCATCTGATAAATCTAGCCACAACCAGTTCAGCTCAAACAAGCAGTACTCCCTGTCCAGCAGTGATGTTCGGCAAGGCCAGCCTTACCATCAGAGACACCACAGTGACAAAAGCACTTTGTATTCTCAGCCCTGGGCTACGTCTGTACCAAAGCCACAGAACGCAGGTGGCTACCACTGTAGCATGCAGGAAATGCCTACTAACGGTTCTGCACAACACTTTGGTCAGAACCAGAGAAGGAACTTAAGCACCTCCCTGTCGATCACAGCCACTGACCAAAACACTGACAGCAGTGGACACAGCCGATACTACTGTGTCACTACATGCCAGCCCACGCAGCCCAACCCCCAGCTGATGTCAGGAAAACCAGAGGACCGGAGGAGTGTCACAGGCGTGGACctggcagagagcagcagtgagcGTAATTCTCTCAGCCCACAGACAGTCACCAAAGTGAAGTATCATCAGCCCCAACAACACTCCTCACACAGTAAAGACAGTAATGGATACAGCAAGCACCAAGTTACTACTGTACTGGAAACCTGTGTTCCTAAACCCAGCTCAGATAATAGGGGAAGCCAGAGAGGACACAACACAGAGACTCCGTACGTGAATTACCCTCCTACTAGACAATCTGAACACCGAAGGTCTCTCCCACTACAACACAGAGAAATACCCCAAGACATTAGATATCACAGTCAAGTGAGCAACAAAATCAGCCCCCAAGTAACCCCCATGCTGCACTCTCTATCCATGGATGCTGCAGGCCAAGATGAGAAAACAAGAGGCACAATCTCTGAGGAGTCCATTGAAAGCAAGCAGGCAAAGCGCACTGATCGTTTTGCCACAACATTGAGGAATGAAATCCAGATGAGAAGAGCCAAGCTGCAGAAAAGTAGGAGCGCAGCAATCCTTCCTGGTGCTGAGGGTGAGACTGAAGACGATCAGGATGTCTGGAAGTCCACTGAAAGCACCACTCCATCGTCTGCAGACGGATCCTTCACCAACACCTACAAGGACCATCTGAAGGAAGCACAAGCAAGGGTGCTGAAGGCTACCTCTTTCAGGAGAAAAGACCTGGAGCCAGTCTTAGTGGAGAACCCTGCAGCGGAGGCCCTACCTAACTACCCATCCTCAGCACTGGCCCGTAAAGATGTCACCCCTCTGCCAACTGTCACAGAATCTGTGATGAGTAAATCAGGGCCTGCTGCTGGTCAGGTGACTCGCATTGGAGGCCGGAAGCGTTTTTCTGCAGAAAAGAAGGTCAGGTCTTTCTCTGAACCAGACAAGATCCATGAAGTCGGTGTGAAAGAAGATCTCCCATGCAACGAAAAAACAAGCTCCTCATTAGACCGACAGAAGCTCTTCAAAGAAAGTGGGAACCAAGTGAACCAAGTGAACCAAGGCCAAGATCTTGCCTCAATCGGTGCAGCAGGAGACACAATGAAAGGGATCAGCAGCAGAGAGTACACTGAGGAGGCCCAGAGAGCTTCTTACTCTGCACACAAGCAGTCCATCCTAGACCAGCAAAGACTGGGCACCTTTGCTGAGTATGAGGCAAGATGGAATACACAGAAGAAACCACCAGAAACCAGAGCCTCCGGACGGTACCGATCAGCTGATAACATCCTGGATCCTGGACCTGAGGAGAGAACTAAAACCACCTGTTTGCATGAGAGATCCAGATCCTCTCCCTCAGCTGACATCTATGGGCAG AAGATTCCAGTTCCTGCAAGAAAGTCTGAGACCGAGTTTTCCCAGACTGAGAGAAAACCTGCTGAGCTGCTCAACACTGCTACAGG GTTCTCTGACAGAAGCCCCGGTGACTGTAAAGTGAGAGAAAAGCCGGTGGAGTTTGAACATTACTCAGCGCCACCCCCTCCGCCCATGACAGGAGCCAACCctgacagcagacacagagctgctccTGCCACCGTGAACCACAGACCCACATCTGTCTCTCATGGTCTCACGGAGTCTGGCCTCCCTCAGCCTGGGGACCACAGCCACAACGAGTTGCCATCTGGACTGAGGAGGAAGCCCTCTGCGCTGGAGAAGCCTCCCCCTCCTACATGCCCAGAGGTCGACTCCCAAGAGTCCCTCACCAGTTCCCAGAGTGAAGTCTTCACCCACTGCTCTCCTAACACTGATCCTAACTCCGCCTTCGTCCCCACCCACTCTGCAAAGGGAGATTCTGAGCAGGGCAAAGGACTTGTGGACAAAGGACAAGGGGCAGTACATCATCTATCAACATCCAATCCTCAGCTGGCCTCCTCTCCCCCGGCTTCCTCCTACAGACCTTCAGGGCTGGCCAGTATGGAGAGGCAGCGCTCACCATCTCCACAGTTTTCCCCACAAAGACTCAGCGACAAGCCTCCAGTCTCTCTGCAGGATGAAGACTCAAGCAG GATGGAGCATGTGACAGAAAACCAAAATTCTGCAGTGAAGAAAGTTCCCATTAAGATAGTCCACTTAGAGGGAGCCACAGAGAAGGAGAACAGTCCATTTTTGAAGCACAGTGACTCCTCTGCCATTAAAGCCGAGGCTCCTGGTGTTAACAGGCTCAGCAGTCTGGGAGGTGCAGGGCAGGACTCTGTCTTCTGTGTCTTCACTCGGCAGAGAGAGCCCGACAGTCCACCAGCTTCTCAGACGGACACATACATGACCACTGTCAGAGATCACATCAACTCCAACTGTCAGCAGCCACCGCAGCCCACAGACGAGCCCGAGCCCAGCAGAGACAGGACCGCTGTCACCACAGGACTGACTGAGGAGGACcagaagagagaggagctggCCAGGGACATCATGGGGAAGGACAAGTCACTGGCTGATATTCTGGATCAGAGCAAAATGAAGACCACCATGGACTTGATGGAGGGCATCTTCCCTCAGGGGGAGCAGCTGCTGGAAGAAGCTCACCAACGCAGGAAGGTGCCCCCGAAACAGTCAGCTGCCCGGCCTGCTGAGGAAAG gGAAAAGGAGGACAATATGGCAGCAGCCGTTACTATGGTGACCAGCTCTACATATTACAGCACATCTGCTCCAAAGGCTGAACTCCTCATCAAGATGAAGGACATgcaggagcagaaggaggaagaCTCAGAGGAAGAACTGGACATTAATCTGGCCAACAAGAAG CAAGAGTTGATCGACAGCCTTAGCAAGAAGCTACAGGTGTTGCGGGAGGCCAGAGAGAGTCTTCAGGAGGACATCCTGGACAACAACGCCCTGGGAGACGAGGTAGAGGCCCGAGTCCAACAGGTCTGC